Sequence from the Ooceraea biroi isolate clonal line C1 chromosome 5, Obir_v5.4, whole genome shotgun sequence genome:
GGTAGGCTCTTCCAtctctcctcgtctcgttttctgTCTCTGTCGAAGTCTCTGTCGACGTGCCCCTGAGAGAGAGGAGGCAAGATCTGCGTACGTTGCGCCAGCTTGTAGCTGTCTTGTCTCGGCACGTGATCGGTGCGTCTGCTGGTGCCGCCGGTCGAGACTGGAATCGGCGTCGGGCTACCGCCGCCCCGGTGCCGGTGATACAAGTTGCGCTTCTGCTGCAGCATACGTTGCTGCATTAGAAGCTGTAGCTGCGTGCCCGAGTCACCGCGCATCTTGAATTGCTGCTGATTATCGGGTGGTGTGGACGGTGGTCTAAGGTGGACTAGATCCAGATGGCCTCGTGCCTTCCCCGAATCTGAAAATTCGATCGATCGTCATATATTATCGAGAAGCCACCGAGAGCTACCGAGAAGACGGAGAAGACGCTCGACGCACCTTGAATACTCCTCTGCTTGGACGGCCTGTCGCCGACACCCTGCTGACAGAATAATAGTCTGGGCCCGCCGTCAGACGCTCGTCGTCCTTGAGAGACTCGGGATATCCTGCCAGTAATCGGAGACGGACTCTTGGGTGGCGGTGGCGTGCAGGATGGCAAGCTGCTCGTAAAGCAATTCGTCCCCGTGTAATCTGGCGGGCAACCGGAATCGAAGCTAGACTCGAACAGCTCCGAGGACGAGCTGCCACTGCCGCCCGCCATGAACAGGGCTGTTCGACTGGGTGGATCAATAGGATCCATAAGCGGGTTATCAAAATGATGCTGGTAATCGCTTAATCTTCGATTGACTATCTGACTGTCAATTCGTTGACTGATGTCGTGATCTAGGCCTAATCTGTGCTCCTCGAGTTTGATTTGCGCTTCGCGCAGCTCGTCGCTGCTCGGCCCTTCCTCCAACTCGCCCTCCGCGCTGCAACAACCTTCATCGGTTGAGGAACTTGTCGAGCTGAATCTTTTACCCCCCCTGCCGGTATCGTCTCTTCCTCTGAAACAAGGAAGGATTCGCCTCATTGACGCTTGAAAGACGTGTCTGTGTTGCCTCGTGCTTTCTTGTGATGACTATGAATAATGGATGCCCTACGTCAGACACTCTCCTCATCGTTTCGTCTCTATTAACATTACTACAAGATGACGCTTTCTCTATATTAGTGCCGTTATCGGAATATTACCAGGAATTAATCCTATTTCTAGTTCAACCGCTCTGTACCACGTATATATTGAAATGCTGGTTGCTGAAATTATCGTAAGCGGTAAAACAAATACGCAAacttatgatataaaatacatctGCAGAAAAAAAGTCAATTTGCATGTTGTAATTAATAtgtggaaaatgaaaaaaatacataagcaATTTTGAACAACATGGCTCAAACGATAATGTATCCacactaataatataaataaagcaaatgaaaattaagtttaagaaataaatatatttaaggcAAAGGAAAAGGGGTAAGAAAATGAAATGAGGAGTTACCAAAAATAAAGCGACAGCAATGTGCTTCCAATCCAACCTGTCGTGACAAAATCTTCAATATGTGCGTCACCCACCAATAAAGTTCAACGTCCGACTAAGCTATcgctgtaaataaaaattgaaaattataattaagtcATCATATTGTGATATTTCTCTGACTGGTAGGATTGGAAGATACGGTTAATTCTACGTGAAGTCACTCACTACACGAACTAACAGTGCCAATCATTTATAATTGACGTAAAAACTGACGTAAACTCGTACTccgaaaacatttttaatgtgctaagtaataaataaatcaataaatgtcTACCTTGATTTAAACTTATCTTCCTTGGTTCTCGCGACAGTGGACCAGCAGGCATTATTAATGCTGCCGCTGACACGATGCTGCTTCAATCTCTCCAGCAGCAAGAAATAAATAGCAGCATGATGGTCGTAGCTGCTATTTCGCAAGGACTGTAAAagataatgtttatatttatacagtgCGACTGAAAAATAGATATCGcgaaaatagatatatatgtaacataatGCACTTTCAAAAATGTGATACGCTAACGAGACGCTATCATTTATTTCGAGAAGCGTGCATATAGTCCAAAAATACAACAATGAGTTCTTTTACAAGAATAAAGTAAGAATAATAACTAAACGGATAATGTATTCTTACTCACAAGACCCAATAAGAAAAGTGTATTCTTACCTCTCTAGTGCGGCTAATGTCTATTCCTAAGCTGTGCATGAGTCGGAGTATCTGCTCGTTTGGCTCCTGAATAGACGACGACGGCCGTGTTACGATCACTGAACAAATGCTGTCGGCTGTCCCCGCCATCCAACGGTGCCGTTTGATTTGTGGAATGGTGTATCGCTTGGAAGGCTCCAATACCAACATCTTGCGTATTAGGCTCTCGCAGTCTGCGATATACGAAATTCGATATACGTTAGCGCCGACGCAAACATCATCCGAAGGCTATATGATACGGAATGTACGTTCAAGTAAGCACCTGTGCTCATGAAGTAAGGAATTCGAAATCTGCCGCTTAGCACACGATCTCTCAACGACTGAAGAGTCGATCCGTCGAAAGGCAGTGCACCGCATACTAACACGTACAGCACGACGCCCAGActctatataaaaaatcaatttatttttattcgatcgACCGGTTATTAATGCGTGCGTGAATTTGCCTGAAGACGAGACTTACCCATACGTCGATCTCCGGTCCGGCGTAGTGCTTCCCCCGGAAAACCTCGGGAGCGGCGTAAGGAGGGCTACCGCACCACGTGCTCAGCCGTTCACCCGGGGCGAATCTGTTGCTGAAGCCGAAATCGGCGATCTTCACGTTCATCTGGGCGTCGAGAAGCAGGTTTTCCGCCTTCAGATCCCGATGCGCCACACCCGTCACGTGGCAGTATTCGACCGCCGACAGTATCTGGGCGAACGTTGCACGTGCCCTGGGCTCTCCCATTCTTCCGTACCGCGCTATGTAGTCGAATATCTCGCCTTTGCTCGCGTACTCGCACACCTGTAACGACGACGTGTAACACGATCCGTCCGGGCTGCGGCAGCGCTCTCAAAGTCCATTCATCGTTATTCTTACCATGTAAATCATGTTCTTCGTCTCCATGACCTGATACAATTTAACGATATGCGGATGCTCCAGTTGCTTCATAATTTCGACCTCCCTATACACTTTCTCCAGATTAGTAGGGTCTAATTGAGTTTTATCGATTATCTTGATGGCCACCTGGAGGGAAAGAATGTATCGTCGTGTAATCGGATTTTCTTCAGACAACGTTGTTGCcggaaataaatattgcagcaGGTAATGCGCGCGTACCTCCGTTTTCGTGATTCGATGCCTGGCCAACTTTACAACGGCAAAGTTACCCTTGCCGATAGTTCCCTCGATGTCATAAAATCCCACGCGGATTTGCTTTTTACCCTGTGTAGATCCAGTATCCATATTTAATCAGTTCCTCTTTCAACTTGTGgacttttatgaattaattcttCCTTCCAGTGTTCTTTGTTACTGATCTGAAAGAATTGGAGCATACAACTTTAATGATAAggtatatacttttttattatgattttttaatacgatcttttcctgtattttctgTGACAATTTTATTCACATTAAGAGTAAGAGTATAAAGTAGCACATGTATGAGAAAAGTAATACTGGCAATAGAATTGTGCGGCACTATTCATCATATTTTTTGAGAATGGAAAGCCATAACaaacaagtaaattaaaaatatcactttTTCACTATAAAAACTTACGAGATTTTCTGCGaggtaatttatattatcatttacgTTATCcttcaaatcaatttttcatattcttttaatatcgtcgagaatataaatttttatatacgatGTCTCATAACTTGGCTCTGTACCATTCATATATACGTTATATGCAgctttttttacatattcatgTCTGCGCAAGCAATTACGCACGCGCGACCGCCAATGAAAATTCATAAAGACTCACTTCGAAAAAGTCCGGGCGAGTACAATTTTACGGTCCGTAACTACTGCCTTCGGTGTCACGCGTGAGTTCCCCTTTACGTGCatggaaatattttctgttCCGTGTATCGCGTGCGTCTTGAGCGTACCTCGCGCGATATCGGCGAGCTTCTAACTCGCGATAATTACTTATCACGCATTCGCAAAGTAACGCGAGTTTACAAGGCTGCGAGTCAATATTCGAAATCGAAGTACGACAGATACCCCGGAAGGACATCGTGGACACACACGATagcaagagaaaggaagactCAAGGCGCGTACGGAGTGCGGGGGCAGGAAGGACGGGAAAGAGCGACGGACGGCTTCAAGGAGAGCGCGTATCAAGGATTCATCGTCGGCGGAGCGCAGACGTCCGCCCGCAACAAGTACAATGGGGATCCTCGGTTGACGTCACGGATCGACAACGACCTCCTAcctatcgagagagagagagaaagagagagagagagagagagagcgagagagagagagagaccaccGATCGATCGTCGTCGATACTCGTCGATGGGGAACTCTGCTCGTCAGCGGGCGAGCCGTCTCGCCGTCACCGACGAGCAACGGTATGCGCGCGGTCGGGATGCGGATCTGGATCGTTCCCCCGATCGTTTCAACCTCACGATCTTACAGTCTCACCGTTGGACGCGGCGACGCGGAGCGCAAACCTGACCGCAGGCCAGGTTTGACACTTACCTCTCCGACTGAGGAGTTACCGGTCGCTCGCGAGGAGGGTCGTTCGGTGAAGGCGATCCGCGAAATGAGCGACGCTGAGGACGACGACAGCGGCAGTGGtagcgacggcgacgacgagcTGGTGCTCCGGGGTTGCGCTCGGGGGAGACCGGAAAGCCATCGGTGAGTGCGGACGTAgtggcacgcgcgcgcgcgcgcgcctatCCGGACAACCGGAGTGCCCCGGTCCGGTTCGCCAGCGCGGAACGGTGCGGAGCGGAACGGCGCCGTACCTACGCGCGCGCCAAGTCACAGCGTAAGAGCTCCGCTCGGCGCGACGGTTCGATACCGACTGACCGGCAGCCATGTTACCACCCCCCCGTGCTgcctcggctcggctcggtgTCGGCGCCCTCGGtcctcgccgccgccgccgccgcccccTCGTACGCTGTCGCCCCGGCCATTCTTAGCGAACCACCCCGCTCttcgcttcctctctctctctcatcctctcCGCTCCCTCccactcttcctctctccttgCCGCCCCGTCCTTTGCTTCTCACCCGCCACCCCGCGCTCAATCCCACGTAACTTACGTCGGTGCACCCGACGCCCACCACTACCGATTACTATcgccgcgagcgcgagcgagcgagcgagtgagtgagtgagtgagtaagtagcgcgcgcgcgcccgttaTCTTCGACAATTGACGTCACGCACGTACGTGCCCGGCGTCCGTCTCATCGTTAATTGTTTCTCGATGTAATTGCACGGCaaatagcgcgcgcgctccgTACCGGCACGTGATCAGTCGGTGGTTCCGTGGAGCGCAGCCCCTGCTCTGCGCTCGGGAGCGCCTGACGTTTGAAGATttgtattacaaaataatagaGGGAGCGTGCGTCGCGTAGTGTGCTCCAAAATCCCTGTCCACGATCCCTTTACGTAAAATCCCTTTCAGGACACGCATCTAGAGGTAAGATTATGGGTGTCTAGTTTAGCACCTGTGAATGCTACGAAATGctactttctttctttcatttttcttctttcaaataaaaagaagtatAAAAAGTGTTTCGTGCCATCCGCAGTGTTAACTGAATTACAGCCTATGTATAACGCTCGTATTAGGGTTTACTTAACCTCTTGGGTTCGGCGGTCGTCCGCCATGTAACTACTTGACGGGCGAAAGCAAGCGTAGCGCAAAAGATACTTTCGTGTCTTCcaataattatcgatataattattagaatcTCAACCTCCACtatgatacatgtatatactaGCGATCGATTCTTTGTCGATCTTATCGTATTCGACTTTTTTTTACCATGTACGGTCAAAAACCCGAACCGTGTGAACGATCTGTTACAATGAACAAAACAAATGAAGATAGTACAAATGAACATAAAAGTCGACTAAAGTCGACGATCGTACCGAAAAGGCTAATTACCGGTCAACATCGAGCGCTGAGTAGCGCGGTGCTATTTAATCTTGAAACTGATGACGATGACGGAATTAACGCCAGTTGTAATTGTACGTTCTCGAAATTTTCTTGACGAATTGCTCACTTTCTGCTGAGCAAGaacaaagataaaaatgaagGATTAATGAGACGAGATGTGTTCTTGAGTAACGCTCTCGCATTGCTAATCTCCGCTCTTGACTCTCGTCGTTCCGCTCTCGAGCTCTCGAGCGCGATTACTCTGCTCTTGTTTATCTCATCTATTAAGGGGTCCTCGCATGATCGTTGATTATTATTGCTACTCTGCAGTATTGACAGCGAAATCGACTTGACAACGAAAAGTCTTATTAAAATTCAGAGATGGATCGCGCCACTTTGCGTATAATTACTTCCAACATTGTTGACGAATAAATGATATGAATTTAATGTACGTCAATATTTTCTCAGACAAGTCTGATGAATTCATGGCTACGCTTTATTTGACGCAAGACGGAGTGATAAAAAACCTATTGCAATGCATTAAAGATTCATATTGGTCTCTGTCGTAAAGCTGGAGTCGAAACTTCTGAATTAGCTCGTATGATTATTCTCGCTGTGATGGTTGAACCGAATACGACCGTTCACGGATATAAATATCATGTCTGAAATTTTGGAGTTAAGTTCAGTATGGCCAAATTATTAcacgttttatatatatatatatatgctcaACGCAAAATTTCCAGTAAGATTCACTTTAAATTCGTCAAAAGTTCACGTTTCacggatataaatataatttctgaaattttcgCGTTAAGTCCAAGTAtagtcttttaattaatttaattaaaattatttctacgcttatatacacatatgctCAATGTAAAATTTCCATTAAGATAAAATTCACTTGAAACTGATCGAAGGGTCCGAATGCAATTGAAGGTACTGAAATGCTGTACGCGTCACAACTCATACGACGGTCGTGCTCTCAGATTGATAGCGTAATAAATCCATATTGATGACGCACTGGGAATAACAGTGATTTACGTAGGgagcttttattatttctcccATCCCTATTTCGGATTGGGTGAAACGAGCATGATCCGATCGGTATTATGATATTCGTGATCGTCGGTGCTGACTCGGACCCGTTCGAGACTGAAATAGAAGCTGTAATAATGTAACGAATATAAGTATCATTCATTAGGGCAAAACGAACCGCAGTTGTTGAAATGCGCGTTGTCGTCCCGCCAGTTTCCCCTTtgcactttcataatttccgATCCCGACGGCGATAACGCTTTGTGTGAAAAGTAAGCGGAGTAATCCAGGTAATCCATGTTTCCTTCCTTTACTCGAAAGTTTCTCCTCTACCTTCGTGTGAGGAATGGATTAATCAAAGATTTATTCAAATTACGCTTACGCCAGAGACTTCATCTACATGCGTGTgattagaataaaaaattatgtttcataATCGTATGAAtgtttatatcaaaatttaaatatgaatattaaaattatttagtatttttatgCGCAAGTAACTTGTCAAGATAAATGTGTATGCTAAAGcgagtattaatataattactactTATTTCATGCCTATTGATATgatgattatattaattactttgtAACGCACATAACAATTTCCGACTGAATGCGAAGATTATGTAAGACGATGGAAAGAGATGGAGATATATTAGAGCCAACGTAGGAGTTGTGCATTTACGCGGATAATTCGGCTCTTTCCATCTTATCAATTGTTGAATCGATTCGTGGAAGACTAGAAACTCATGGTGGTCGCAGCGGTGAACGATTTTCTTTGTTTCGAGTAATTGACGTCAATGGACATTGGCCGGCTGTTTCAAGCACGTGCATATATCGTCCGATTCACGATCGTGCGTGCAGAATGAGTCGTCCACTTTGAATACGTATAATACCTGACgtagtttattatttgttaataaatgaaaGCGTGAAGATCGATAGGTATTACTGTCCTCCCTTCAACATGACACTTAGCATGCTCGATACAAAAGAGCGGAGGAGTGTCGTCCGCACTCACTAATGTAAAACGCCCTCGCTTAGCTCGCGCTAAGTAGATGCGACCATGAATTAGTCAGACTTGCATTCGACATGAAAAATCGATACGTTTACGTGTGTACAGTCCGTCTGTCATAGACATATCTTGGCCACTTATCATGCACGAATGCATTACAAAACTCAGACTTGGCAAAAGAATACTCCCCTCTCAcgaaaatcataattattccACGTAACgcgtataatttttttaaataatcgttACATGAGTAGACATAACTGCACATGTATCACACATATAACTCGCTGATGATCTCTACGGGCCAAAATCAGTGTTGCTACCTTGGAAtcttcatataaaaaaatacataatataacatGCATTTCTATAAAAACGTGTATCTgttaatttgtattattaatctCGGAGCAACTTTTCTCTTAAAATCGCTCTGGGTAACTTGAAATCTGTGCGAATCTGGAAAATACACTCGCCTTGATAAATAACGTTACCTGGATCCATTCAGCAATCCGCGTCAGAATCAACACATGAGATCTGCGCGGCGCGTTTCCGCGATGCACGGTTTTAACGGGCCACGCGGAGCACGTTCCGCTTCTATCTCGTCGGATTCGCAGGTGTTCCCTATTACGACTCGAATGTAACGCGATCGTGTGGAAGAGCCGTTCTGTCGTTTTAACGGCGGATCGCTTAAATTATAGTGAGCGATGTACACCGCGCTCAATTATTCGATTatcggacgacgacgacgtcgacgacgacgtagcATAAAACGCGTCGGGCAAAAGTTTCGCGCTCATCGTTTATGAAACAGTTTATTATCATGATTTACGGGCGTTCTCGATATTTGTCGCCGGTCCCGGCGGTTCGTGACGTCGAAAACACGGCAATTACGAACGAGTGCGGGCAACTAATTTCCACGACTTACGTTCGTTTCGGTTTGTTACGAGCGGCCGTTTCAAGCAAAGCGAGCAAAGTGTTATCCGATGTTCTTTAcggttaatgaaataattgcgCTGACGCTTAAAACGCCGTGCGCAGGGCGGCGCACCGTAGATTGCCCTCAGCCCCTTTCTACCGATCAGCCAGTTCACTGGAACGGTTCACAGAAGATTGGAGATAATTGATGACGACGATGTCTGGCAGGTTTAATcgattctctctcttacttttttatttttttatttttttttagataattGACGTCAGACGCGCGTTTTCGTCAGGGACACTTCTAATGCGTCGCCGGTAAATTGCCCCTGTATTTTTACATTCGCGTAAACGAGGGAGAgggacgaagagagagagagagagtacgtgtgtgtgtgtgtgtgtgtgtgtgtgtgtgtgtgtgtgtgtgtgttggtGCCGTTTTTACAAAGCACAATAAAGCGCTATTTCGAGACGACATTTCTCACAGGTAAATTTCGGAAAGATCGCTCGTATTCGCATGCGAGAAGTTTCCCTGGTTGAATTTATATCTCATCGTGTCCCAATTTGTCTTGCCATGTCTTGCAAAAAAACAGGAGTGCGCTGCGAGACGTATTCTtcgaagtttcgaaaattctatTTACTTGCAAATGTTCTGTATAATTTTCGGAGAGCCGTGACAGTAACGTCGTTTTCGTAATTCCTACAGATAAGTATAAACCATATTTCCACATACCTACAGGTATTTTTGAAAGTTACCGTAACTCGTGCGATTTCTATTGAACATGATacaattataatgcaaaatttattattttcgaaaaagAAGTAAATAGCGTTCTTTAGATGTATTATCTCAAATTCTGTCTTATAgataaagatttatatttgtattataacttctcttgatatttttgatatcaatgtgatggaaaataatattattcaagtatctaaaaagatatatttttatgaaaatttataatatttttaggaACTTTAATATCAATGAATATAATTCAGGagcttgaaaaatattccagatgtataatattaatatattaatgaattgtaaaatagacataaaagaaaataaaacaaaatttaatgaattttttcttaGGACAGTAATACAAATTCGAAAGCATCAATATTAGGTATACGTGTCAATGGCAccttttattatcaatatttctctaataattcttataagaagaaaatatctGATAAAAGATAAGCAAGAATTTTCTTACTTTCCAAAAATTTCCTTTATTACATGcaatatatatctaatttattcAGTGTCCAGAGAATATTCAAGAGACATTGAAGGAATATTAATCGCGCGGCTGTTATATATGGAAATTCATCCTCCACGCACTGACATTGTTCGCGTACGCAATTTTCTTGTCGTAGGTTGCACTCGAGACGATTCTTCCATCCCGGGTGGACATCCTTCGGAATCTCACGGTCGGATGAATCGATAGTACGTCAAGGCAAGGTCTTGAGAAGGAGAGAGCGGTTTCTTCGTCGGTTGATGTCGTCACGGTGGAAGGACATTTGAAACGAGCAAGTGCAGCGATGGCAATGAGGTAACGTGATGCTTGACGACATACGCGAAAACTTGTATTTCGCAATCTTCCTTTTCCCTCtccgtctctttttctttttctctacaAGTCCTTCACCACCCACGCACTTGGGCTTGTCGTAGGTCGGACCCGGCTTGATTTCGCGTTTGCACGCGAGCAGCTTCGGCATGCCGGCAAATCAATAGGACACCGAAGTCGTGGGAGAACTCGTCGATTTTTGAGGCTTCCGCGAAGTTTTGCGCGGAAGTGGCACGGAACACAGTCGGCCAAGACAGAGAGATTTGTTCTACTTCTACGTCTATTTCCTCCCCGAGACTGCGCGGATGTACGCCATCAGAAGATTGACACGTGAAAATTGACACGTGACATGCACATCCGACGTGTgcatctaattttttatatgaatattcttGTACTGTACACGATATCGTAATTATCGATTACTGTAAATTGACGTCAACGGACTCTCGCCGGTGCTTCAAGCGCAT
This genomic interval carries:
- the LOC105286523 gene encoding MAP/microtubule affinity-regulating kinase 3 — protein: MDTGSTQGKKQIRVGFYDIEGTIGKGNFAVVKLARHRITKTEVAIKIIDKTQLDPTNLEKVYREVEIMKQLEHPHIVKLYQVMETKNMIYMVCEYASKGEIFDYIARYGRMGEPRARATFAQILSAVEYCHVTGVAHRDLKAENLLLDAQMNVKIADFGFSNRFAPGERLSTWCGSPPYAAPEVFRGKHYAGPEIDVWSLGVVLYVLVCGALPFDGSTLQSLRDRVLSGRFRIPYFMSTDCESLIRKMLVLEPSKRYTIPQIKRHRWMAGTADSICSVIVTRPSSSIQEPNEQILRLMHSLGIDISRTRESLRNSSYDHHAAIYFLLLERLKQHRVSGSINNACWSTVARTKEDKFKSRGRDDTGRGGKRFSSTSSSTDEGCCSAEGELEEGPSSDELREAQIKLEEHRLGLDHDISQRIDSQIVNRRLSDYQHHFDNPLMDPIDPPSRTALFMAGGSGSSSSELFESSFDSGCPPDYTGTNCFTSSLPSCTPPPPKSPSPITGRISRVSQGRRASDGGPRLLFCQQGVGDRPSKQRSIQDSGKARGHLDLVHLRPPSTPPDNQQQFKMRGDSGTQLQLLMQQRMLQQKRNLYHRHRGGGSPTPIPVSTGGTSRRTDHVPRQDSYKLAQRTQILPPLSQGHVDRDFDRDRKRDEERWKSLPSRLAADCQLAERSLIWSQQVGLSGGASYLPPGSVGGFLWPTTSNPHSTIFENVGDPME